The proteins below are encoded in one region of Thermosulfurimonas marina:
- the hpf gene encoding ribosome hibernation-promoting factor, HPF/YfiA family, protein MEIKVTFRHLDSSEGLKEYVRKKIGRLEKYFEGPVEAHVILKAEKFRNEAEVILRGDGLDITAREETGDMYEAIDLVSDVLEKQIKKLRDKRKGINKKGRREVAPAGAPEEVSGPSEVLIERVPLKPLSVEEALEQFQRDERPVFIFLNADEGGRLSALYRRGEDVVLVVPE, encoded by the coding sequence ATGGAGATCAAGGTCACCTTTCGGCATCTGGACTCTTCGGAAGGTCTCAAGGAGTATGTGCGCAAGAAGATCGGGAGACTGGAAAAGTATTTTGAAGGTCCGGTAGAGGCTCACGTGATCCTTAAGGCGGAAAAGTTCCGCAACGAGGCCGAAGTTATCCTGCGCGGGGATGGCCTGGATATAACCGCCCGGGAGGAGACCGGAGATATGTACGAGGCCATTGATCTGGTCTCGGATGTCTTGGAAAAGCAGATCAAAAAGCTCCGGGACAAACGAAAGGGCATCAACAAGAAGGGCCGTCGGGAGGTGGCCCCTGCGGGGGCGCCGGAGGAGGTGAGCGGGCCCTCGGAGGTCCTTATCGAAAGGGTGCCCCTTAAGCCCCTTTCGGTGGAGGAGGCCTTGGAACAGTTTCAGCGGGACGAGCGGCCGGTGTTCATCTTTCTGAATGCCGATGAAGGAGGTCGGCTCAGCGCCCTTTATCGGCGTGGCGAAGACGTAGTCCTGGTGGTTCCGGAATAG
- a CDS encoding PTS sugar transporter subunit IIA, giving the protein MRLLPLLAEKALFEDLQVPDKWAFFREVSRALAEETGFAAERIEAVLVERERLGSTALGEGVALPHARLPLLPRIFVSVARSRQGVPFESPNGRPVHLIFTILAPEEAQALYLHCLSRVASLLREPGVRKALMEAPGREELKAVLREFDREF; this is encoded by the coding sequence ATGCGACTGCTACCCCTCCTTGCGGAAAAGGCCCTTTTTGAAGACCTGCAGGTGCCGGACAAGTGGGCCTTTTTCCGAGAAGTGAGCCGGGCCCTGGCCGAGGAGACCGGCTTTGCCGCCGAAAGGATCGAGGCCGTCCTGGTAGAAAGGGAACGGCTGGGCTCTACGGCCCTGGGAGAAGGGGTGGCCTTGCCTCACGCCCGGCTACCGCTTCTGCCCCGAATTTTTGTCTCCGTGGCCCGCAGTCGCCAGGGCGTACCCTTTGAAAGCCCAAATGGCCGCCCGGTGCACCTCATCTTTACCATCCTGGCCCCGGAGGAAGCACAGGCCCTCTATTTGCACTGTCTCTCGCGGGTGGCCAGCCTATTGCGGGAGCCGGGGGTGCGAAAGGCCCTCATGGAGGCCCCGGGACGGGAGGAACTGAAGGCCGTCCTCCGGGAGTTTGATCGGGAGTTTTGA
- the rapZ gene encoding RNase adapter RapZ: MARTEVVIISGLSGSGKSTALKAFEDLGYFCVDNLPPELLESLLRLRSGERVAVVIDVRAGEIPFRLALLKELSRKGYHYEILFLTATPEVLLYRYSQTRRPHPLGKDLPLREALSQEAELLAPLREMATVILDTSHYNLYQLREEILRRYGQREELSFPTIHLLSFGYKYGLPAEAHFLFDLRFLPNPYFVPELKPLSGKDPRIKEYVLKSPEAQRFLEALTGLFRWLIPYYEKEGRAYVVVALGCTGGRHRSVAVTEALAEALRPLGRKVLVTHRDLEKDGP, encoded by the coding sequence TTGGCCCGTACCGAAGTAGTAATCATTTCCGGGCTTTCCGGTTCTGGGAAAAGTACGGCTCTCAAGGCCTTCGAGGATCTAGGCTATTTCTGTGTGGACAATCTCCCTCCAGAACTCCTGGAAAGCCTTCTGCGTCTGCGATCCGGGGAGAGGGTGGCGGTAGTCATAGATGTGCGGGCTGGGGAGATTCCCTTTCGTCTGGCCCTTCTCAAGGAGCTTTCCCGTAAGGGGTATCACTATGAAATCCTCTTTCTTACGGCCACCCCGGAGGTTCTCCTCTATCGCTATAGTCAGACTCGCCGCCCCCATCCCCTAGGCAAGGACCTTCCCCTACGAGAAGCCCTCTCTCAGGAGGCCGAGCTTTTAGCCCCTCTGCGGGAGATGGCTACGGTGATCCTGGACACTTCCCACTATAATCTCTATCAACTTCGGGAGGAGATCCTGCGCCGCTACGGCCAGAGGGAAGAACTCTCCTTTCCCACCATCCATCTCCTTTCCTTTGGTTATAAGTACGGTCTTCCGGCAGAGGCCCACTTCCTTTTCGATCTGCGGTTTCTGCCTAATCCCTATTTTGTGCCCGAACTCAAGCCTCTTTCGGGGAAAGACCCGCGTATAAAGGAATACGTACTGAAAAGTCCCGAGGCCCAGAGGTTTCTAGAGGCCCTGACCGGGCTTTTCCGCTGGCTTATTCCGTATTATGAAAAAGAAGGAAGGGCCTATGTGGTGGTGGCCCTGGGATGCACCGGCGGACGGCACCGCTCGGTGGCGGTGACGGAGGCCCTGGCTGAGGCCTTGCGTCCTTTGGGCCGGAAGGTCTTAGTGACCCATCGGGACCTGGAAAAGGATGGCCCATGA
- a CDS encoding PTS sugar transporter subunit IIA, with protein sequence MTGIVVIAHGNLARELAQVATFILGRGSGPLLPLDIDPSEAPEKIRERVAGAIKEADQGQGVLILTDLFGGTPSNFGLAFLEEGRIEVVSGVNLPMIIKALQHQDLPPRELANLVTEAGRKSIIRSAGLLED encoded by the coding sequence ATGACCGGTATCGTGGTGATCGCCCACGGGAATCTGGCCCGGGAACTGGCCCAGGTGGCCACCTTTATTCTGGGCCGGGGCTCCGGCCCCCTCCTACCTCTGGACATAGATCCTTCGGAGGCCCCGGAGAAGATCCGGGAGAGAGTGGCCGGGGCCATAAAGGAGGCCGATCAGGGCCAGGGGGTCCTGATCCTTACGGATCTTTTCGGGGGCACCCCTTCCAACTTCGGACTGGCCTTTCTGGAAGAGGGACGGATAGAAGTGGTCTCCGGGGTAAATCTGCCCATGATCATTAAGGCCCTGCAACATCAAGATCTCCCCCCTCGGGAGTTGGCCAACCTGGTAACCGAGGCCGGTCGCAAGTCCATTATCCGTTCGGCAGGTCTCCTTGAAGATTGA
- the rimI gene encoding ribosomal protein S18-alanine N-acetyltransferase: MKIEIRQARPEDLPEILRIEKASFARPWSEVHWRYEFEKPQTRVLVVTVEDQVVGYLCSWLMGEEMEIANLAVAPEWRGKGLGKALLTTALRMGLEEGVRRVWLEVREGNRVAQRLYRSLGFVVVGRRKGYYPDTGEDALIMGLSLTQALENLNFLTTKKERRERPWG, from the coding sequence TTGAAGATTGAGATCCGTCAAGCCCGTCCGGAGGATTTGCCGGAGATCCTGCGCATAGAAAAGGCCTCTTTTGCCCGTCCCTGGAGCGAAGTCCATTGGAGATACGAGTTTGAAAAACCCCAGACGCGGGTCCTGGTGGTTACGGTGGAGGACCAGGTGGTGGGCTATCTCTGTAGTTGGTTGATGGGGGAGGAGATGGAGATAGCCAATCTGGCCGTGGCCCCAGAATGGCGGGGAAAGGGCCTGGGGAAGGCTTTGCTTACGACGGCCTTGCGGATGGGCCTTGAAGAGGGTGTGCGCAGGGTGTGGCTTGAAGTACGGGAGGGCAACCGGGTGGCTCAGAGACTTTACCGCTCCTTGGGATTTGTGGTCGTGGGACGGCGCAAAGGCTATTACCCGGATACCGGAGAAGACGCCCTGATCATGGGTCTTTCCTTGACGCAGGCCTTGGAAAATCTTAATTTTTTAACGACTAAAAAAGAAAGGAGGGAGCGCCCATGGGGGTGA
- the gap gene encoding type I glyceraldehyde-3-phosphate dehydrogenase: MGVRVGINGFGRIGRAVFRAAAKYPEFKDIEIVAVNDLTDAATLAHLLKYDSVFGPFPHEVRAGEGAFYVDGREIRVFQEREPSAIPWREVGVDYVIEATGRFTDGNLARGHLSAGARRVVITAPAKNEDVTVVMGVNEDEYDPARHQVVSNASCTTNCLAPVLKVLLDRFGVKRGLMTTVHAYTNDQRILDLPHKDLRRARAAALNMIPTKTGAAVAVGRVLPELQGKIDGMAVRVPTPDVSLVDLVVEVEKETSVPEVNQAFKEAQSRYLGYIEEPLVSQDLLGDPHSAVVDGLCTKVIEGYMVKVIAWYDNEWGYSNRVLDLILYMASKEM; the protein is encoded by the coding sequence ATGGGGGTGAGAGTGGGTATCAACGGTTTTGGGAGGATTGGAAGGGCTGTTTTTCGGGCGGCGGCCAAGTATCCTGAATTCAAGGATATTGAGATTGTGGCCGTAAATGACCTTACCGATGCGGCCACCCTGGCCCATCTTTTGAAATACGATTCGGTCTTCGGCCCCTTTCCCCACGAAGTGCGGGCCGGAGAAGGGGCCTTTTATGTGGATGGACGCGAGATCCGGGTCTTTCAGGAACGGGAACCCTCGGCCATCCCCTGGCGGGAGGTGGGCGTAGATTATGTGATTGAGGCTACGGGGCGTTTCACCGACGGGAATCTGGCCCGGGGCCATCTTTCTGCCGGGGCTCGGCGGGTAGTGATCACTGCTCCGGCCAAGAATGAAGATGTAACCGTGGTCATGGGGGTTAACGAGGACGAATATGATCCCGCTCGGCATCAGGTAGTCTCTAACGCCTCCTGTACCACCAACTGTCTGGCCCCGGTCCTCAAGGTCCTTCTGGATCGTTTCGGGGTCAAGCGGGGACTTATGACCACCGTGCACGCCTATACCAACGATCAGCGCATTCTGGATCTCCCCCACAAGGATCTCCGACGGGCCCGGGCGGCGGCCCTCAACATGATTCCCACCAAGACCGGGGCCGCGGTAGCTGTGGGAAGGGTGCTTCCCGAGCTCCAGGGAAAGATTGACGGGATGGCCGTGCGGGTGCCCACTCCGGATGTCTCCCTGGTAGACCTGGTGGTGGAAGTGGAAAAAGAGACCAGTGTGCCGGAGGTCAATCAGGCCTTCAAAGAGGCCCAGAGCCGGTATCTGGGTTATATCGAGGAACCTTTGGTCTCCCAGGACCTTCTGGGAGATCCCCATTCGGCCGTGGTGGATGGGCTCTGCACCAAGGTGATCGAGGGGTACATGGTAAAGGTGATAGCCTGGTACGACAACGAATGGGGTTATTCCAATCGGGTGCTAGACCTCATCCTTTACATGGCCTCTAAGGAGATGTAG